The Acidobacteriota bacterium genomic interval TTCTTGGCCATCTGGAGGCGGGGCCGGGTCAGGCTCACGTGTTCCCGATACCAGCCGTAGTCCGAATCCCCTTCCCGGAGCACTCCGGTCAGCTCCTCCCGCTGCTGGGGCTTGGGATCATGCATGAAGATGACCACACTCGCCAAAAGGATGGCTGCCAACCCGACGGGAATCAGGATTTTCCAATGCTCTTTGGTGCGGGCGGCGGCGTTGGTCTGAAACATGGTCGGTCTACTCCTGCTCCTGGATCAGGACAAAATGAACTCTCCGGTTCAAGGCCCAGGACTCTTCCGACTGGCCCGTGTCGAAAGGCCGTTCCTCTCCCAGGGCGATGGTCGACATGCGGCCGGGATCGATGCCCGCGTCCACCAGAAATTGGCGCACCACCTGGGACCTCATGTCGGCCAGAGCCAGATTGTATTCGTCGGTGCCGCGCTCGTCACAATGCCCTTCCAGGACGAACCGGACGTGAACGTTTTCGGGCTGGGAAAACCAGCGGGCGTTGGCCTCCAGGATGGACCTGTTCTGCGCATCGAGCGCGCTGCTGTCGAAGCCGAAGAAAACGGGCGCGACACTGAGCGGGATTTCATCGTCGCGGGCCGCCGGGAACAGGTCTTCCTGGTCGATTTCTCCACTCCGGTCCGCCGAAACCTCGATCGTCACCAGGCGCTCCACCGTGCCCCCCGGTCCTGTGGCGCTCAGCCTGTAGGAGGTCGTTTCTTCGGGAAAGAGCTTGATTCTTCCGGACGGATCCACGACTCCGATGCCCTGGTCGATCCGCACTTCGCCGGCGCCCTCGGTCTCCCATGACAGCAGGGCCGAGCCCCCTGGCCGGATCACGGACGGCTCGACGCGAATCTCCAAGCTGGGCGCCGGGGCAACGGCCGGCTCGGCCGCGTCGGTCCCGGTTGTGGAAGTGCCGGCGCCGGCGCCCCGGTCGGCGGCGCTGGGAGGAAGGGG includes:
- a CDS encoding OmpA family protein; this translates as MLPPAERDLFRIPSRLLPFLVLGLLVLAGASCGRNRVPPLPPSAADRGAGAGTSTTGTDAAEPAVAPAPSLEIRVEPSVIRPGGSALLSWETEGAGEVRIDQGIGVVDPSGRIKLFPEETTSYRLSATGPGGTVERLVTIEVSADRSGEIDQEDLFPAARDDEIPLSVAPVFFGFDSSALDAQNRSILEANARWFSQPENVHVRFVLEGHCDERGTDEYNLALADMRSQVVRQFLVDAGIDPGRMSTIALGEERPFDTGQSEESWALNRRVHFVLIQEQE